One stretch of Marinobacterium iners DNA includes these proteins:
- a CDS encoding cold-shock protein — protein MSGNQLIKSVLASVLAAFIIPFLLQRVAGVEIGFTLPVLAIIAVVVLLVTLASAWQPAGSAATARTARPFSDASEQDDDEGDENDGREIGSVKWFNVSKGFGFITRENGDDVFVHFRNIRGRGHRSLNEGQKVRFSVRESDKGLQAEDVSIVRS, from the coding sequence GTGGTAATCAGTTAATCAAGAGTGTGTTGGCCAGTGTTCTGGCTGCGTTTATTATTCCTTTTCTGCTGCAGCGCGTTGCGGGAGTTGAAATAGGGTTCACCTTGCCGGTTTTGGCAATCATTGCTGTTGTGGTTCTGCTTGTAACCCTGGCCAGTGCCTGGCAACCTGCGGGTTCTGCCGCTACGGCGCGGACAGCTCGTCCGTTTTCCGATGCTTCAGAGCAGGATGATGACGAAGGTGACGAGAACGACGGTCGTGAAATCGGCAGCGTTAAATGGTTCAACGTGTCCAAGGGGTTCGGTTTCATCACGCGTGAAAATGGTGATGATGTGTTTGTTCATTTCCGCAACATCCGTGGCCGTGGTCACCGCTCTCTGAACGAAGGTCAGAAAGTTCGCTTCAGCGTGCGTGAAAGCGACAAAGGCCTGCAAGCTGAAGACGTGTCCATCGTTCGCAGCTGA
- the hrpB gene encoding ATP-dependent helicase HrpB has translation MPDLSQLPIDSLLPEIVATLEQQNELILEAEPGAGKTTRVPLALLDQPWLAGQKIILLEPRRLAAKAAAQRLAQQLGEPVGKRVGYRVRLETRTSEATRLEVVTGGVLVRMLQENPELEGIGLLILDEFHERSLDADLSLALALQGRELLREGPPLKLLLMSATLEHSTLSALLGGAPVVQSSGRSHPVEIIWSARSRSDEPIEPRIAKLVAQTLQQHAGSLLVFLPGLAEIRRTQALLEPLLEQYPELLLTPLHGELPLDQQQQAILSPPRGQRKVVLATAIAETSLTIEGIEAVIDSGLSRQARFDPASGMTRLFTTRVSMASATQRAGRAGRLGPGTCYRLWSEAQHSELEPQTRPEILQADLAPLALQLLNWGVNDPAELIWLEPPPAATFSQAIQLLMQLEAIEAPAPNQLRLTRRGERMAELPTHPRLAHMLLCGAENGLLPLAADLAVLLTERDPLNTQSADLRQRLDWLHSTGREPHRRRLQQLASQLRSSCSDITCQLDSGSPDQPHWIGYLVACAYPDRIARQREPGSAQYRLSQGRGVTLAEQDPLRKHEWLAIATLSSHNGRASDRIRLASTLAPSLFESQLKDLKRTEEVVEWDSRQDRFVAERQVCIGNLVLSRTQLQEVTAEHRRRAIMSLLQREGLLRLSFTPEVEQFRARVAFAASQDNDAQWPDLSDAGLLQTLEQWLLPWLDTVTRQDDLTRLDLLSILRSRLDWPQQQLLDQLAPERIPVPSGSSYRIDYSQSPPVLAVKLQEMFGCLDTPRVGHGIPLTLHLLSPAQRPLQVTSDLAAFWAGSYREVKKEMKGRYPKHPWPDDPANAAPTRYTKRRQPS, from the coding sequence GGCAGGACAGAAAATCATCCTGTTGGAACCACGACGACTTGCGGCCAAGGCTGCAGCCCAACGACTGGCACAGCAACTGGGTGAGCCGGTCGGCAAGCGTGTTGGCTATCGTGTTCGGCTCGAAACACGCACCAGTGAGGCCACCCGCCTGGAAGTGGTCACCGGCGGGGTGCTGGTGCGCATGCTGCAGGAAAATCCGGAGCTTGAAGGCATAGGGTTGTTGATTCTGGATGAATTTCACGAGCGCAGCCTGGATGCCGACCTCAGTCTGGCACTGGCACTGCAGGGGCGGGAGCTGCTGCGCGAAGGGCCTCCACTCAAACTGCTGCTGATGTCGGCAACCCTCGAGCACTCGACATTGTCTGCACTACTCGGCGGCGCACCTGTGGTGCAATCCAGTGGCCGCAGCCACCCGGTGGAGATCATCTGGTCCGCCCGCAGTCGCAGCGACGAGCCGATCGAGCCTCGTATCGCAAAACTGGTGGCACAGACACTGCAGCAGCACGCCGGCAGCCTGCTGGTGTTTCTGCCGGGACTGGCCGAAATTCGCCGCACTCAGGCACTGCTGGAACCGCTTCTCGAACAGTATCCCGAGCTGCTGCTGACCCCGCTGCATGGTGAGCTGCCGCTGGATCAGCAGCAACAGGCGATACTGTCACCACCCCGGGGCCAGCGCAAAGTGGTACTGGCCACCGCCATCGCGGAAACCAGCCTGACCATTGAGGGCATAGAAGCGGTCATCGACTCCGGGCTGAGTCGACAGGCGCGTTTTGATCCCGCCAGTGGCATGACGCGTCTGTTCACCACCCGCGTGTCGATGGCAAGCGCCACTCAGCGTGCAGGCAGGGCTGGACGCCTGGGGCCAGGCACCTGCTATCGGCTTTGGTCCGAAGCCCAACACAGTGAGCTTGAACCCCAGACACGCCCGGAAATTCTTCAGGCCGATCTGGCCCCGCTGGCACTGCAACTGCTGAACTGGGGCGTGAACGATCCAGCCGAACTGATCTGGCTGGAGCCACCACCTGCGGCCACATTCAGTCAGGCAATACAGCTGCTGATGCAGCTGGAGGCGATTGAAGCCCCCGCCCCCAACCAGTTACGTCTGACCCGCAGAGGCGAGCGCATGGCCGAGCTGCCGACTCACCCCCGTCTTGCCCACATGTTGCTATGCGGTGCGGAAAACGGCCTGCTGCCATTGGCGGCAGACCTTGCGGTACTGCTGACCGAGCGAGACCCGCTGAATACTCAGTCCGCCGACCTGCGCCAGCGGCTTGACTGGTTGCACAGTACAGGCCGCGAGCCACATCGGCGCAGACTGCAGCAGCTTGCAAGCCAGCTGCGCAGCAGCTGCAGCGATATTACCTGCCAGCTGGACAGCGGCAGCCCGGATCAGCCCCACTGGATCGGCTATCTGGTTGCCTGCGCCTACCCTGACCGGATCGCGCGGCAGCGTGAACCCGGCTCTGCACAATACCGTCTAAGCCAGGGGCGCGGGGTTACGCTGGCCGAACAGGACCCGTTGCGCAAACATGAATGGCTCGCGATCGCCACACTCAGCAGCCACAATGGACGCGCTTCGGACAGAATCAGACTGGCCAGTACCCTGGCCCCCTCGCTGTTCGAAAGTCAGCTAAAGGATCTCAAACGAACTGAAGAGGTCGTCGAGTGGGACAGCCGACAGGACAGATTTGTGGCTGAACGGCAGGTGTGCATCGGCAATCTGGTGTTGAGCCGAACACAGCTGCAGGAAGTAACGGCGGAGCACAGGCGCAGAGCCATTATGTCGCTGCTGCAGCGTGAAGGGTTGCTGCGGCTGAGCTTCACACCTGAAGTCGAGCAGTTCAGGGCACGAGTGGCGTTTGCCGCCAGCCAGGACAATGATGCCCAATGGCCCGACCTGTCCGATGCAGGGCTGCTACAGACTCTGGAGCAATGGCTGTTGCCCTGGCTGGATACTGTTACTCGACAGGACGATCTGACTCGGCTCGATCTACTGTCGATTTTGCGCAGCCGGCTGGACTGGCCACAACAGCAGTTGCTGGATCAGCTCGCCCCCGAACGGATACCCGTTCCTTCAGGTTCCAGCTATCGAATCGACTACAGCCAGTCGCCTCCGGTACTGGCGGTAAAATTACAGGAAATGTTTGGCTGCCTTGATACTCCCCGTGTAGGCCACGGGATTCCCCTCACACTGCACCTGCTGTCGCCGGCACAACGACCGCTACAGGTGACATCCGATCTGGCCGCATTCTGGGCTGGAAGTTACCGGGAGGTGAAGAAGGAGATGAAGGGACGCTATCCAAAACACCCCTGGCCGGATGACCCTGCCAACGCAGCGCCGACTCGATACACCAAACGACGTCAGCCGTCTTGA